A region from the Aegilops tauschii subsp. strangulata cultivar AL8/78 chromosome 5, Aet v6.0, whole genome shotgun sequence genome encodes:
- the LOC109768183 gene encoding GTPase LSG1-2, whose product MAGGGGGGGGKKDRGEGLGRALVRQRNKQALAAKARGQQLVISRRAQQALPLESVIEVSDIDAVLQRAAEEELLHGDDAEGAAALTAALGSGLIDLDGTGDTEEERRLLREEQEALHADSLRVPRRPPWTAQMTTEELDTNEKRAFLEWRRNLARLQENEELVFTPFEKNLDIWRQLWRVLERSDLLVMVVDSRNPLFYRCPDLEEYAQEIDEHKRTLLLVNKADLLPLSVRRKWADYFKQHDILYLFWSAKAATAVLEGKKLSSQTMEESDTDLDTKIYGREELLVRLQGEAEYIVSQKGTSAVGEKPESSSESALVRPKRVVVGFVGYPNVGKSSTINALVGEKKTGVTSTPGKTKHFQTLIISEELMLCDCPGLVFPSFSSSRHEMVACGVLPIDRMTKHRGAIQVVANRVPRNILEQVYKITLPKPKAYEEASRPPTAAELLMAYCTSRGHVSHAGLPDETRAARQILKDYIDGKIPHFELPPGEIDDETDGEDNSDIEGSSTAAADQSDDDASDEDDEEINRAEPNISHALNDLASFDMHGQMTKGSTKKKKKEASHKHHRKPQRKKDRSWRVGNDGADGSGVIRVFQKPAVNLAASSTSVVG is encoded by the exons atggcaggcggcggcggcggcggcggcgggaagAAAGACCGCGGCGAGGGGCTGGGGCGCGCTCTTGTCCGGCAGCGCAATAAGCAGGCCTTGGCCGCCAAGGCGAGGGGCCAGCAGCTCGTCATCTCCCGCCGCGCGCAGCAGGCGCTGCCGCTCGAGTCCGTCATCGAGGTCAGCGACATCGACGCCGTCCTccagcgagccgccgaggaggaaCTCCTCCACGGCGACGACGCGGAGGGCGCCGCCGCCCTGACCGCCGCGCTCGGCTCCGGCCTCATCGATCT GGATGGGACGGGGGATACGGAGGAGGAGAGGCGGCTtctgcgggaggagcaggaggcccTGCACGCCGACAGCCTCAGGGTGCCCCGCCG GCCCCCGTGGACTGCCCAGATGACGACCGAGGAGCTCGACACCAACGAGAAGCGGGCCTTCCTGGAGTGGCGGAGGAACCTCGCCAG ATTGCAAGAGAATGAAGAACTTGTCTTTACGCCTTTTGAGAAGAATCTTGATATCTGGAGACAACTGTGGAGAGTACTTGAACGCAGCGATTTG CTCGTTATGGTCGTCGACTCTCGAAATCCCTTGTTCTACCGTTGCCCTGATCTTGAG GAATATGCACAGGAAATTGATGAGCACAAGAGAACACTGCTTCTTGTAAACAAGGCCGATCTTTTACCACTGAGTGTCAG GCGGAAATGGGCAGACTACTTTAAGCAACATGATATTCTCTATTTATTCTGGTCTGCTAAAGCTGCTACTGCAGTATTAGAAGGGAAAAAATTGAGCAGCCAAACCATGGAAGAATCAGATACAGATCTTGATACAAAGATATATGGCCGGGAAGAACTCCTGGTGAGGTTGCAGGGCGAAGCGGAGTATATTGTGAGCCAAAAGGGAACATCCGCTGTTGGAGAGAAACCTGAATCTAGTTCTGAATCTGCCTTGGTGCGACCCAAGCGTGTGGTTGTTGGATTTGTTGGTTATCCAAATGTTGGGAAGAGTTCAACCATCAATGCTCTGGTAGGTGAGAAGAAGACCGGTGTAACATCTACACCTGGCAAGACCAAGCATTTCCAGACGCTGATAATCTCAGAGGAGCTCATGCTCTGCGATTGCCCTGGTCTGGTCTTCCCTTCCTTTTCAAGCTCGAGGCATGAGATGGTGGCGTGTGGTGTCTTGCCAATTGATAGAATGACAAAGCACAGGGGAGCAATTCAAGTGGTAGCAAATCGTGTGCCGAGAAATATCCTGGAACAGGTTTACAAGATCACCCTACCAAAGCCTAAGGCATATGAGGAAGCATCTCGACCACCAACCGCCGCTGAGTTGTTGATGGCGTACTGCACATCTCGGGGGCATGTCAGCCATGCTGGGCTGCCTGATGAGACCAGGGCTGCTCGGCAGATacttaaggattacattgatggaaAGATTCCACACTTTGAGCTTCCTCCTGGTGAGATAGATGATGAAACTGATGGAGAGGACAACAGTGACATAGAAGGCTCAAGCACTGCAGCAGCTGATCAATCAGACGACGATGCTtctgatgaagatgatgaggaaATCAATCGAGCTGAACCTAACATCAGTCATGCCCTAAACGACCTTGCATCTTTTGACATGCATGGCCAAATGACCAAGGGTTccacaaagaagaagaagaaagaagcatcCCACAAGCACCACCGGAAACCCCAGAGGAAGAAGGATCGATCATGGAGGGTTGGAAACGATGGTGCTGATGGGTCGGGGGTTATACGGGTGTTCCAGAAACCCGCCGTTAATCTTGCTGCCAGTAGCACTAGCGTCGTAGGTTAG